CACGCTCTACCATCGCGTGGTGCGCGAAGGAGCGAACTGGCAAGCGAGCGAGCCGGTAGCCGTCGGCGTTTGATCGTTAATCGTCAGTGGTTCGCGATCTTAGCGGCGAACGCTACGGACGTTACGCTTCTTGGCGTTCCGTTTGAAACCACCGCTCGGACCAAGCGGCGATGACGCCGAGCGTTGCGAGAAACGCGAGCGTCCCCCACATCATCCAATCCCCTCCGGTCGTAATGCCGGCAGCGATCCCGGTCATGGCAGCATCCCTCGTCGTTTCGTTAGTAGCCTGCAGGCATTGCGGCTTTGCATCAGTGCCGGCGACTCAACCCTAGGTCACGATTCCGGCTTAGGCAAACCGTAGCGGTTAATCCGCATATACGGGCCCAATTGCTCAGGCGTTCGCGCCGAGCGTTTGTTACGGCCTTTTCCGCAAAGTAGCAGGCACGTTCCACGTGCCGTCCGCCACGCACGACCTCTCACAACCACAGCGGCATGGTTACCGAACAGCGCGAGTGGCTACGGCACGTGGAACGTGCCTGCTACTTTCGCGTCGTCGCTACTTACCGCTGCGCAGCATCAAGAGCATCGGCGTTCCCGTGAGGAGCCCGAGCCCGGCGAAGGCGATCGCCGTGGCCTGATAGACACCGTAGCGGTGGGGCAGTTGCAAGACGATCGGCCCGAGCAGCAAGCCGGCTCCCATCGAAGCCGCGATGCTCATGAGAATGAGCGAGAAGAAAACGAACATGCCGGACTCCGGCGCATACGTGGCGACGACGCCCGCCCCGCCGAACAGCACGCCGAACAAAACGAGAATGACGAACATCGCGAACAAACTCAAAAACTGATACTCGGCGAATGCGGCGTACGAAACCTGTTCCGCAAGCTCCAGGCCCGACTCGCTGTCGGTGTGATGCGGGGCCTGCATCGGCAAGATCAAGAGACTCAGCAGCGACATGCCGAGCATCGGCCCGAGCACGCCGAGCGCGAGCCAGAACGCGCTATCGGGCTCCACTTTCGATTCGCGTTCGGCGAGCAACCGATGCAAGCCCCGGCTGACGTACCACGCGACGAAGCAAAACGGCACGAACGCCGCGGCGACGACGAGCCACCAGACGGCGATCAGCACGACGGCCAAAAAACCGGAGATGCCGTAAGTAAATAATTCGTCCCACGGCCGCAACCAAAACGGGAGCTCGACCGGATTGCCGAGCAGATAGCCGCACACGCCGCACAAGAGAAAGTGCGCGACGATCGCGCCCCACCACACGCCGACCATGACGAGCACCGCCGCGAGCGAGGGCGGCGGAGCAGGGGAGGCCGGCAGAGTTTCACGATCGGTCGAGGTTGGGTTCATGCCTAGCCGACATCTCCCAACTCGAGCACCTGCGCATAGCGTTTCAGCATTTGCTTGCGCAGGCGTTCGTGTTCCGGTTTGGCGAGGCCGGGGTCTTGCGTGACCAGCGCCAAGGCATCGGCTCGGGCCTGTTCTACCAGGGCCGCATCGCGCACCAGATCGGCGATGCGCAGCGGCGGCAGACCGTGTTGCTTCGTGCCGAGCAAGTCGCCCGGGCCGCGCAACGCGAAATCGGTTTCGGCCAGCGCGAAGCCGTCGTTCGAGGCGACGAACGCTTCGAGCCGCTTGAGCCCGTCGTCGGTCGCAGGCTTGGCGAACACCGTGCAAAAGCCGGCGTGGTTGCCGCGCACGATCCGTCCGCGCAGCTGATGCAGTTGCGACAGGCCGAAGCGTTCGCCCCCTTCGATGGTCATGATCACGGCGTTCGGTACGTCGATGCCGACTTCGACGACCGTCGTCGCGACCAGCACTTGCGTCTTGCCGGAAGCGAATTCGTTCATCGCCGCTTCCTTCTCTTCGTTCGAGAGTCGGCCATGCAAAATGCCGATCCGAAACGCAGCGAGCGGGCCGTCGGCCAGCGACTCATACACGCGCATCACGCTGGCCCGTTCCGTCGTCGTCGATTCCGTGCCGCTCGTTCCCTCGGCGTCGTCGCCGGCCGGGGCTTCGCTGTCGACGTACGGCACGATCACGTAGGCTTGGCGCCCTTCGCGAAGTTTCTTCCGGACGAACTCCCACCACCGCTCGCGCTGCTCCTCGGGTGCGAAGTAGGTTTTCACCGGCATCCGGCCCGGCGGCGTGTCGCGAATCGTCGAGACATCGAGATCGCCGAACAGGGTCATCGTCACGGTGCGCGGAATCGGCGTGGCGGTCATCACGAGCGAATGCGGCGCTTGCCCGGCGCGACGAAGCTTCGCGCGCTGCCGCACGCCGAACTTATGCTGTTCGTCGACGACGACGAGCCCGAGCTTCGCGAACTCGACCCCTTCGTGAAGAATCGCCTGCGTGCCGATGACGACGTCGATCGCACCGCTTTTGATTCCGGCGAGCACGTCGCGCCGCTCGGCTTGCGATAGGCTGCCGGTCAGCGTCGTCCAGCGCACACGGCTATCGCTCAGGAGTTTGCCGAGCGTGCGGGCATGTTGCCTAGCGAGAACTTCCGTCGGGGCCATGATCGCCGCCTGCCGACCATGCGCCACGGCCGTGAGCACGGCATACATCGCGACGATCGTCTTCCCGCTGCCGACCTCGCCTTGCAGCAGCCGGTTCATCGGATAATGTCGGGCCATGTCGGCCGCGATCTCGCGCACGGCTTGCTCTTGCCCCTCGGTGAGCGAGAAGGGGAGCAAGCGGCGAATCCGGGCATCGATCTTCGCCGTGGCTTCGAGCTGCGGAGCGCTGCCGTCGACTTGCAAGCGAAGCCGGCGCACGGCCAGCGCCAACTGCAAGATGAACAGCTCTTGATAGACGAAGCGCCGCCGAGCCCGCTCGAGCGACTGCCGATCGCGCGGAAAATGAATCTGCTCGAGGGCCTCGTGAACCGGCATCAGGTCGTGCGCGGCGAGAAAGTCGGGCGGGAAGACTTCGTCGAGCAGTTGCACATACTTATCTAAGCTGGCTCGCACGGCTCTGCGAATCGGAATCTGCCCGAGCCCTTCGGTCAGCCCGTAGACCGGCAGAATCTTTTGATCGCTCGGAGTCTCTTCGTCGTTTTCGAGTTTCTGGACGTTCGGATGCGAGAATTCCCACCGGGTCGCCTTCTTCTTGGCTTTGCCGCTCAGCAACACCCGCTGACCGTAATCGAAGCGGCCGCGCATGTGCGGCATGTTGAACCATAAGGCGCGGACGTAATCGGCCTCGGCCCCTTCGCCGCATTGCAGCAGCACGCCGAGCTTCGAGCGGCCGCCGTAGCCGCCCCGCTGTTCGATCTCGACGACGGTGCCGCTGATGCGCACCAGCAGATCTTCCGTCAGATCGGCGACTCGCGCAAGATCGGTGAGGTCTTGATAGTCGCGCGGGAAATAGAACAGGCAATCGGCCACGGTGAACAGTTCGAGCTTCTCCATGAGCTCGGCCCGTTGCGGACCGACCCCTTTGAGAAACTGCACCGGCGTGTGCAGCGACGGCGTAGATTGGTCGGGCCCTTTAGACATACCCGCTAGTTTAGCAAACGACCGGCGGGGGCCGCGACAGGGAGGCGTTCATCGGGCAGAATGAATGCCGTGTGGCGTTTGATGCCGGAAAGGGTCAAGGATTATGGCGAAGTGCGAAGAGGGTTATCTCTGCGAAGTGTGCGGAGCCGACGTCGAAGAGATAACCGATTCCGATCTGTACTTGCGCTACGTCATCGGCGAAGTCGATCCGGAAGTGCTGCACACCTCGCGCGAGCGGCATGTCCGCTGCAATCCGGTGCTCGCGCAATTCATCGTCGACCCGGACTTCGCGCCGCCGGTGTTCGTCGAAGGAACTTTCGACAAGCGGCTGCTGGACCCGGCCTATGTGCGCGAGCGCGAAACCCTGGCGACGCGCGGCTGGCGGCGATTGCGGGAAGTCCTGACGAGCGAGGCCGCGATTATTTCTTATCCGCTGCCGGAGGTTCGCGCTAAGATCGAGGCGAGGGAATGACTAATGACTAATGTCTAAAAAAACGGCCGAAACGCGATCCGATTAGTCATTAGTCATTAGTCATTTCTCAGCGTCAGCTAAGCCCCAGCACATCCGCCATCCCGTACAGCTTCGCCGGTTTGCCGACGAGGAACTTCGCCGCGGCCAGGGCCCCTTGCGCGTAGCAATCGCGGTTGCTCGCTTTGACGGAAATCTCCAGCGTTTCGCCGAGGAGCCCGAAGATGATCGTATGCTCGCCCGGGTTGTCGCCGGTGCGTACGGCGTGGTAGCCGATCTCGCCGTGCGGCCTTGCGCCGGGTCGTCCTTCGCGGCCGTGTGCGACTCCGGCTTGGCCCATTACGTCGGCGATCACTTGGCCGAACTTCAAAGCCGTGCCGCTCGGGCTGTCTTCCTTGTAGCGATGATGGCGCTCGATGATCTCGACGTCGGCCCCGGTCGGATGATCTTTGAGCGCTCCGGCGGCGACGGCCGACAGCTTCATCGCCAAGTTCACGGCCAGGCTCATGCTCGGCGACCAGAGAACGGGAATCTTCGTCGCGGCCTGCCGCACGAGCTCGACTTGCTCCGGCTCGAGGCCCGTCGTCGCGACGACGAGCGGCACCCGCCGTTCGACGCAAGCGGCAACGATGCCCGACACGGCGGCCGGCACGGAGAAATCGACGACCACATCGCACGATTGCGACAGCTTCGACTCGATCGCCACGCCGATCGGCGCCACGCCGGCCAGCGTACCGGCATCTTGGCCGAGCTGCGGACAACCGGCATGCTCGATCGCCCCGACGACCTGAAAGCCCGACTCGGCCGAAGCGATAGCGACGAGCCGCCGGCCCATGCGTCCGGCGGCTCCGTGAAATGCGATGCGAACGGTCATGAGAGAGGTCCGTCGAAATAGAGGCGGTAGGAAAATCGGTCGAGAAACATCAGCCGGAGGGCGTTAGCCCCCGGTTCGGAAGCGAAGTCGATCGTGGAGCGTTGCGTGCGACCGGACGCTAACGCGTTCCGGCTAAGGGAGCCGCCTACGAATACAACTGAATCGCCCGAATGATTTCGTCGAGGTTGTTGTTCACGGCTACGGCGCGGTTCGCGTAGGCGGCGCGTTTGATGCCCCGGCTGCCGAGGATCTTGTTGAACATATCCTGATCGGTCGTGTGGTAGCCGACCGTGGCGTCCGGGTCTTTCAATTGATGGCCGGTCAGGATGCAGACGACCGATTCATCCGGGCCGATGATCCCTTCCTGCACCAGAGCCCTTGCCCCGGCGACGCTCGCGGCGCTGGCCGGTTCGCAGCCGAGTCCGCCGGCGCCGACTTGCGCCTTGGCGTCGAGAATCTCTTGGTCGGTCGTTTCGCGAACGACGCCGTTGCAGAAGTCGAGCGCGCGGAGGCACTTCGTCAGGTTCACGGGCCGATTGATTTCGATCGCGCTGGCGATGGTCGACGCGCGGCGCTTCGCGGCGTCCATATCGGAGAAGAACTTTTCCGTCAGCACGGCGTCGGGCCGGCCGCCGTTCCAGCGCAGGCCTTGCTTCGTGTAGAGTTCATAGAGCGTGTTCGAGCCGGCGGCGTTGATCACGGCGAGCCGCGGCACCCGATCGATCAGGCCGATCTCGTACAATTCCGCGAACGCCTTGCCGAACGAGCTCGAATTGCCGAGGTTGCCGCCGGGGACGACGATCCAATCGGGCACTTGCCAGCGCAGGCCTTCGAGCACGCGGAACATGATCGTCTTCTGCCCTTCGAGGCGGAAGGGATTCACGCTGTTGACCAAGTAGATGCCGAGCGCCTTCGAGACTTCGCGGACGCGCTGCATGGCGTCGTCGAAGTCGCCGACGATCTGCACCGTGAGCGCGCCGTAGTCGAGGGCTTGCGAGAGCTTGCCGTAAGAAATCTTGCCGGAGCCGATGAAGATGACCGCCTTCATTAACTTGCTCACCGAGCAATAGGCCGCGAGCGAAGCGCTGGTGTTGCCGGTCGAAGCGCAGGCCGCGCGGACGGCGCCGATGCTGCGAGCATGCGTGAACGCGGCCGACATGCCGTTGTCTTTGAAGCTGCCCGAGGGGTTCATCCCTTCGTATTGCAGATAGAGCTTCCCCTTCTGCATGCCGACGTACTTGCCGACGGCCGCGGAATGCTGCAGCAGGGTTTGCCCTTCGCCGATCGTGACGACCTGCTCCGGCTTCGCGAACGGCAGCAAGTCGTGGAAGCGCCAGACGCCGCTAAAGCAGAGAGGATCGTAGCGGCGGAGCCATTTCTGCTCGAAGAAGTTCCAAGAAGTCGGCGGGCGGAGCCGGTTCCAGTCGTATTTGACGTCGAGCAGGCTCCCGCAACGCACGCACTCGGTGAGAACCTCGTCGCAGCCGTGCGTCGCCCCGCAATCCGGATTGATGCACTGCTGGTAAGCGGCGTCGAGCCGTTGGGCATCGGCGGTGGCAACGGCCTGGCTAATGGGGCATCTCCCGACAAAAAACGGAACGGACTCGCCCAAGGGAAAACCGGCGAATACGACAGTCTATTCGGGGTGTCGAAACTCGACAAGCGCAGCCGCAGGGGCCCGAGCGGCGAACCGTTTTTGTCGCTTTTATCTCGACGAACCGAACCGCGAGCGGCGCGGCCCGTAGAGACGAGAGACATCGCTCGTTTAGGAAACGCTCGCCTCTTCGCAGGGGGAGCGTGCAGCGAGCAAAGCTTGTCGTTGATCGTTCGATACCGTTCGTTTTGCCCGTAAAACAGGGGCGATCGCACGGTTCGCGGCTGAGGGTTTGTTGACACTTTAGCCGAGCGGATTTACAATTGAGATTCTAGGGCCTTCCGCACCGTGCCGAAGTGTACATCTCCGGGGGAGTAGTGCTGATGAAGAAGACCGAACTGAAGCCGTATCGCGAACGTCTTTTGGCCCTACGAGCTCGGTTGCGGGGTGAGGTTCATCAGCTGGCCGATAACGCCCTGCGAGGTCAAGGAGGCGAGCATTCTTCGATGCCGATCCACATGGCCGACCTCGGCAGCGACACCTTCGAGCAAGACTTCACGCTCCAGTTGATGGAGTCGGAAGAAGGAACCCTGGCCGCGATCGACGAAGCCCTCGACCGCATGGACGAAGGGACTTACGGCGAGTGCGAGTCGTGCGGCGGGAAGATCTTGAAGGCCCGGCTCGAAGCGTTGCCGTATGTCGCGCTTTGCGTGAAGTGCGCCGAGAAGGAACAAAAGCCTCGCTAAGCAGGCTCGCTAAAAGGTTCACTGAGCAGTTCACTGAGTAGTGGCGGAAGTTCGCAGCTCCGCTTGTTGCCGCTCAGGGCTTCGTACACGGATGAGTACCTAAAAAAGCGGCGTGTTCGCCGGCAGCCTGATTTAGGTGTGGGATGAACGGAATCGCCAAACGCCGCTTCGCCCTCTTTGCGCTGATCGCCGTCGGCGGCTGCACGCTCGATCTCTGGACGAAGCACGTCATGTTCGCTCGCCTCGGGTTGCCCGGCGGCGAGGTCGACTGGATCTGGCCGGAATACTTCGGCTGGCAAACGGCGCTCAACGAAGGGGCTTTATTCGGCATCGGGCAGGGGAAGGTTTGGCTCTTCGCGGTCTTATCGCTCGTGGCCGGCACCGCGATTCTCTACTGGCTCTTCGTCGCCGGAGCGGCTCGCGACCTGCTGCTGACGATCGCGCTGGCGGCCGTGATGGGCGGGGTGCTCGGCAACCTCTACGACCGGCTCGGCCTGTGGTCGGAGGGGATCGACTCCGCTTATCCGCGCTACGCGGTTCGCGACTGGATCTTATTGAAGTACGACCATTGGATTTGGCCCAACTTCAACATCGCCGACATGCTGCTCGTCGGCGGGGCGGGCCTGCTGATGCTCCACGCTTGGCGCTCCCCCTCCGGCAGCCCCAGCTCTCCCGAAGCGCAGACGGCCTGAGGCCGAGCCTCGGTTCCAAGCCTTTCGCGGCAACAACTCGCGGGCTTTCGCGCTGCTTCACGCAGGGCTTCTCGGGCAGTTTTTTGCGCACACGCAAGACTTCGCTCGACGCCCCGAACCTCTTGCACTCACTTGCGAAATCGGCTTTCAAAAACTTCAGCTTGTGATTCGTTTCACGAAGTCTGTCGGAGCGATTGTCCGCATTCATAAATAAAAGTGCATTATTGTTTGACTGTGTTCGGCACGATACCGACAATTCCTACATTGTGGGGGCTACCACCGGAAAGGGTGTGACTACTCGCGGCATCGTAGACCGAGCCGTCGAAATTACTACTTAATGTGCATCGCTGTTGACGACTCGCTGCGCCGCTGCGCGCCGTCCGAGTTCGCCGGAGATGGAGATTATGAAACTTTCTCGGACTGTCGAATACGCAGTTCAAGCCATGTTGCAATTGGCGCAACATGATCGGGGCACGCCGGTGCCTTGCAGCAGGCTCGCCTCCGTCGGTCAAATGCCCGAGCGGTTTCTGTTGCAGATCCTACGGAATCTCGTGACGCACGGAATTCTTTCTTCGACGCGCGGCGTCGACGGCGGCTATGCCTTAGAGCGGCCGATCGATGAGATCTCGCTGCTCGAAGTGATCGAAGCGATCGACGGCCCGTTGAACGCAGTTCCGTCAGCGGCGAAAGGAATGCCCGACGAATCGCATCGGCTGTTGACCGATGTGATCCAAGACATCACTTCGACGACACGTCGCGAACTCGATGCCATCAAACTTGCCGTATTGATTCCGATGCCGGATTCTCGCGCCAAATCGGAAGCCTAAGTCATCTCGTCGCTTGAACGCGCGCGGCAGCTCGGCATACACTGCTCGCACGCTCCGGCTCGACCATTCTTGGTGTGACGCGCTCTGCGTACGCCTTGCGCCGCTCCGTGTTCTTTCCGTTTCGACTTTTTCCGTTTCGGCAATTCGGCCCGCTATGAACTCCGCAGATCTCACCGCTCGTTTGGATCTCGCCGTCGCAGCCGCGCGTCGCGCGGGCGATCTCACGCTGACGTATTTTCAGCGCGACGATTTCGTCGTCGAGACCAAAGCCGACGATTCACCGGTTACGGTTGCCGATCGCGGCGCCGAGCAATTGCTGCGCGATGAAATCGCCGCGGCCTTCCCGCACGACGGCATCCTCGGTGAAGAGCTCGGCGAGCAGCCCGGCACGTCGGGCTATCGTTGGATTCTCGATCCGATCGACGGCACGAAAAGCTTCATCTCGGGCGTGCCGCTCTACGGCACGTTGATCGGCGTGGAACATGCAGGCCGCTCCGTAGTCGGCGTGATCCACATCCCGGGCCTCGGCGAAACGGCCTACGCCGCGAAGGGGCAGGGAGCTTGGTATGTGAAGGGAAACGCTGCGCCTCGCCCCGCGCGCGTGTCGGAAAAGTCGGCCCTATCGGAGTCGGTGTTCCTTACGTCGGAAGTGAAGAACTTCCACAGGATCGGCCGCTACGAGGCCTACGATAAGCTGCAAGCCGCTTCGCGCATCACGCGCTCGTGGGGCGATGCCTACGGCTACTTGCTCGTCGCCGTCGGTCGAGCCGAAGTGATGGTCGATCCGATGATGCACGTTTGGGACTGTGCAGCGCTGCAACCGGTTCTCGAAGAAGCCGGCGGCACGTTCACAGACTGGAACGGAGTGCCGACGATTCACGCGAACAACAGCATCGCCACGAACGGCCGTGTGTTCGAAGAAGTTCTCATGCTCACGAAGCGCTAGTAGCTAGCGCCCGCCGGCGTCGCTTGTTTAGTTCGTGAGCGCGTCGATCACTTCGACGTGGTTCACGACGCGATAGTCGAGCTTCTTCACGACGGCGCGAACCGCTTCTTGCGCGAGTTGCTTGTGGTAGAAGCTGCCGACCATGCCGCGAATCGCGACGCAGCGTGCGCCATCGTGTTCGACTTTCAACTCGCGCAGATCGAACAGCGGGCTCGCTTGCGGGGCCGATTGAACCTCATCGCAGACCGAAACGATTTGAGTCGACATCGCGACCTCCATGAAACAAAACGGGGCGTAGACGATTCCATTCGCTGCTGCTCTCGATCGACGATTCCGTGAACGTCGACCTCTCGATCGGGAAACCCAGGCGGCCACCAACGGCGTTTACCGATCTGACTTTTTTCCACCTTTTGAGGGATAAAGTCAATGGTCGGGCCGGGTATCTATCCGAGGGTTAATGAAAGAGCGAATTGCGTGCCGACGCTGCTAGCGTATCTTACCGGCGGTCCGCAGATACTCGACCACTTGGTCCGCTAAGGTATCGGCAGGGAAGCCGGCCGAATCGAGCCGAAGTTCGGGAGCGAGCGGAGCTTCGTAAGGAGCGTCGATTCCCGTGAAATCTTTAATTTCTCCGGCCCGAGCCTTCTTATACAGCCCCTTCGGGTCGCGCTGTTCGCACAACTCCAGCGGGGCATCGACGAATACCTCGATAAAGTCGCCGGCCGGGAGGGCGGCCCGCACGCTGTCGCGATCGCTACGGTAGGGACTGATGAAAGCGGTCAGGGTGACGAGGCCCGCTTCGGCGAACAAACGCGACACGGCTCCGATGCGGCGAATGTTCTCCACCCGATCTTCCGCGCCGAACCCGAGGCCGAACCGCCCGGCGAACGTCTCACCGAACGTCGGTTTCAGCATCGCCGGAGCGGCGTTGAGGCCGTGGCGTACGTTGTCGCCGTCGAGCACGAAGCCGTGCGTGCCGAGTGCGTGCAGCTTATGGTCGACCAAATTGGCGACCGTGCTCTTGCCGCAACCGCTGAGCCCGGTGAACCATACGACGCAACCGCGATGACCGTTGAGCGCCTCGCGCTGCTCACGCGAAACGCTTTGCTGATGCCAAACGACATGCACGGGAGATGACATAGGAGCAGTCAGTGGTCAATTGAGAAAACTAGAAACCAGAAACTAGAAACCAGAAGTTGATGGCAATCCTTATCTTCTGGTTTCAAGTTTTTAGTTTCTGGTTTTATTCACCGCCTCGCCAGTTCGCACAACGTCGCCTGCACGACCGGTTGCGGGCAGCTCCAGACTAAGAAGAAGAGCGCCTCGCGGCACCAGCGCCCGGCGGGATGTCCGACAACGTACCCTGAACCTTTCGCCGCGGCTAGAGCCGCCTGAGCGCTTCGCAACGCAAGGCCGTTGGCGCGATGCCGCACGTCGTCGTTCGT
This portion of the Planctomycetia bacterium genome encodes:
- the recG gene encoding ATP-dependent DNA helicase RecG, with protein sequence MSKGPDQSTPSLHTPVQFLKGVGPQRAELMEKLELFTVADCLFYFPRDYQDLTDLARVADLTEDLLVRISGTVVEIEQRGGYGGRSKLGVLLQCGEGAEADYVRALWFNMPHMRGRFDYGQRVLLSGKAKKKATRWEFSHPNVQKLENDEETPSDQKILPVYGLTEGLGQIPIRRAVRASLDKYVQLLDEVFPPDFLAAHDLMPVHEALEQIHFPRDRQSLERARRRFVYQELFILQLALAVRRLRLQVDGSAPQLEATAKIDARIRRLLPFSLTEGQEQAVREIAADMARHYPMNRLLQGEVGSGKTIVAMYAVLTAVAHGRQAAIMAPTEVLARQHARTLGKLLSDSRVRWTTLTGSLSQAERRDVLAGIKSGAIDVVIGTQAILHEGVEFAKLGLVVVDEQHKFGVRQRAKLRRAGQAPHSLVMTATPIPRTVTMTLFGDLDVSTIRDTPPGRMPVKTYFAPEEQRERWWEFVRKKLREGRQAYVIVPYVDSEAPAGDDAEGTSGTESTTTERASVMRVYESLADGPLAAFRIGILHGRLSNEEKEAAMNEFASGKTQVLVATTVVEVGIDVPNAVIMTIEGGERFGLSQLHQLRGRIVRGNHAGFCTVFAKPATDDGLKRLEAFVASNDGFALAETDFALRGPGDLLGTKQHGLPPLRIADLVRDAALVEQARADALALVTQDPGLAKPEHERLRKQMLKRYAQVLELGDVG
- the dapB gene encoding 4-hydroxy-tetrahydrodipicolinate reductase, with the protein product MTVRIAFHGAAGRMGRRLVAIASAESGFQVVGAIEHAGCPQLGQDAGTLAGVAPIGVAIESKLSQSCDVVVDFSVPAAVSGIVAACVERRVPLVVATTGLEPEQVELVRQAATKIPVLWSPSMSLAVNLAMKLSAVAAGALKDHPTGADVEIIERHHRYKEDSPSGTALKFGQVIADVMGQAGVAHGREGRPGARPHGEIGYHAVRTGDNPGEHTIIFGLLGETLEISVKASNRDCYAQGALAAAKFLVGKPAKLYGMADVLGLS
- the thrC gene encoding threonine synthase; protein product: MSQAVATADAQRLDAAYQQCINPDCGATHGCDEVLTECVRCGSLLDVKYDWNRLRPPTSWNFFEQKWLRRYDPLCFSGVWRFHDLLPFAKPEQVVTIGEGQTLLQHSAAVGKYVGMQKGKLYLQYEGMNPSGSFKDNGMSAAFTHARSIGAVRAACASTGNTSASLAAYCSVSKLMKAVIFIGSGKISYGKLSQALDYGALTVQIVGDFDDAMQRVREVSKALGIYLVNSVNPFRLEGQKTIMFRVLEGLRWQVPDWIVVPGGNLGNSSSFGKAFAELYEIGLIDRVPRLAVINAAGSNTLYELYTKQGLRWNGGRPDAVLTEKFFSDMDAAKRRASTIASAIEINRPVNLTKCLRALDFCNGVVRETTDQEILDAKAQVGAGGLGCEPASAASVAGARALVQEGIIGPDESVVCILTGHQLKDPDATVGYHTTDQDMFNKILGSRGIKRAAYANRAVAVNNNLDEIIRAIQLYS
- a CDS encoding TraR/DksA family transcriptional regulator, with the protein product MKKTELKPYRERLLALRARLRGEVHQLADNALRGQGGEHSSMPIHMADLGSDTFEQDFTLQLMESEEGTLAAIDEALDRMDEGTYGECESCGGKILKARLEALPYVALCVKCAEKEQKPR
- a CDS encoding signal peptidase II; the protein is MNGIAKRRFALFALIAVGGCTLDLWTKHVMFARLGLPGGEVDWIWPEYFGWQTALNEGALFGIGQGKVWLFAVLSLVAGTAILYWLFVAGAARDLLLTIALAAVMGGVLGNLYDRLGLWSEGIDSAYPRYAVRDWILLKYDHWIWPNFNIADMLLVGGAGLLMLHAWRSPSGSPSSPEAQTA
- a CDS encoding Rrf2 family transcriptional regulator gives rise to the protein MKLSRTVEYAVQAMLQLAQHDRGTPVPCSRLASVGQMPERFLLQILRNLVTHGILSSTRGVDGGYALERPIDEISLLEVIEAIDGPLNAVPSAAKGMPDESHRLLTDVIQDITSTTRRELDAIKLAVLIPMPDSRAKSEA
- the hisN gene encoding histidinol-phosphatase, coding for MNSADLTARLDLAVAAARRAGDLTLTYFQRDDFVVETKADDSPVTVADRGAEQLLRDEIAAAFPHDGILGEELGEQPGTSGYRWILDPIDGTKSFISGVPLYGTLIGVEHAGRSVVGVIHIPGLGETAYAAKGQGAWYVKGNAAPRPARVSEKSALSESVFLTSEVKNFHRIGRYEAYDKLQAASRITRSWGDAYGYLLVAVGRAEVMVDPMMHVWDCAALQPVLEEAGGTFTDWNGVPTIHANNSIATNGRVFEEVLMLTKR
- the cysC gene encoding adenylyl-sulfate kinase, with amino-acid sequence MSSPVHVVWHQQSVSREQREALNGHRGCVVWFTGLSGCGKSTVANLVDHKLHALGTHGFVLDGDNVRHGLNAAPAMLKPTFGETFAGRFGLGFGAEDRVENIRRIGAVSRLFAEAGLVTLTAFISPYRSDRDSVRAALPAGDFIEVFVDAPLELCEQRDPKGLYKKARAGEIKDFTGIDAPYEAPLAPELRLDSAGFPADTLADQVVEYLRTAGKIR